The Catellatospora citrea DNA segment CCGGTGGCGCGGGTGGCGTTCGACGGGATCGCGGCCGGGATCGACCGGCTGGTGGTCGGTTACGACGAGGACGGCCTCGTCGCGGCCATGCTCATCCTGGTCAGCAAGCGGTTCGCGCTGGCGGCGCACTGGCGCACGGTGGGCCGGGTCATGGTGCACCCGCGGCGGCAGGGGCGGGGCGAGGGCGCGGCGCTGATGCGCGAGGGCGCGCGGGTCGGCCGCGAGATGGGCCTCGAAGGCCTGCACATCACGGTGCGCGGGGGCATGGGACTGGAGCGGTTCTACACACCGCTGGGCTACCGGGAGATCGGCCGGCTGCCGGGCGCGCTGCGAGTGGCCCCCGGCGACGACCGCGACGAGGTGGTGATGTGGCTCGACCTCAGCTGAGGTCGAGCGGGTCGCGGAAGCGGTCCAGCACCTCGACCGGGTCGCCGACGCCGATCTCGCCGACCGTGTCGGGGATCAGGTTGGTGCCGAAGAGCAGCTGCTGGTCGACGTTGCGGTAGCGGGCCAGGGTGCGCAGCGGTTCGCGGCCGCGGTCGCCGGTCTCCTGGTCGGTGGTGGTGACCACGCAGCGGCCGCACGGCTTGGCGACCCGGAACACGAGCGCGCCGATGCGCAGCCGTCGGCCGAGCCAGTCGTCCTCGGCGAACGGCGTCGCGCCGTCGACCACCACGTTGGGCCGGAACCGGGCCATCGGCAGCGGGCCCTCGTCGGAGCCCGACTCGGCGATCCAGTCGTTGAGCCGGTCCA contains these protein-coding regions:
- a CDS encoding GNAT family N-acetyltransferase, producing the protein MRFELDPELTDDVREQIIGMWTDVSNAGGSVGFVGQVTRGDVEPVARVAFDGIAAGIDRLVVGYDEDGLVAAMLILVSKRFALAAHWRTVGRVMVHPRRQGRGEGAALMREGARVGREMGLEGLHITVRGGMGLERFYTPLGYREIGRLPGALRVAPGDDRDEVVMWLDLS